One window of Tenacibaculum maritimum NCIMB 2154 genomic DNA carries:
- a CDS encoding sensor histidine kinase, with product MSDYAIITIVVIYLMILFLIAFFAEKNGRSKWVNNPYIYTLSLAVYCSAWTYYGSVGIAANSGMGFLAIYLGPVIAFPLWIVVLRKIIRISKQQKISSIADFISLRYGNNRFLGALITVICLLGTIPYISLQLKAISETYQIMVASSTYGATNVYDDSAFYIALTLAIFAAFFGTQRTDASEKHKGIIVTVAFESILKLVFFLLLGIYVTFYLFNGTVDIYQKMLSNVPNFKILTKMNGVAYGFDWMFTIMLSFIAIFLLPRQFQVSVLENIREKHLKKAIWLFPLYLLLFNFFVIFVAWGGKLALGNSMNAEYYALLLPLHHKNTILALLVFLGGLSAVVSMVVVSTLALSTMISNNLIIPYRFIDKFIKGYSERNTFYIKMIRRISIFFVVLLAYLFYIKFSIELPLYSIGLISFVIIAQLAPAFFIGLFWNRGSSKAAIFGIIVGMIITTYTLVLPFTLEVLFENKDFINKGFLGVEILKPYNLFGIGFLTPLTHTFFWSLFFNTFTYLIISVSFKGNYRERNYAEMFVDSTNFSSLQDSALVWKGEAYVSDIKNVLSKFLGKKRANRAMKLFFLKYQLPLNTEMADARLINFSEKLLTGTIGGASAKILISNVVKEEEVSLREVLKILEESKEALALNRILKQKSNQLLDLTEQLKEANKQLIVKDKQKDEFLDTVAHELKTPVTGIRAATELLIDEEREMPMEIKNKFLQNILQDADRLYRLINNILDLEKLETGRERLDLKINNIEETIKKAINGIEHIVSKKNIVILNMNKISFKFKYDEDRILQVLTNLLSNAIKFCNQQKGEIIISSRLKKSFIEVYVKDNGSGISEKDQAYIFDKFYQCEHQNVTKPKGSGLGLAISKQIIEKHHGEIWVEKTNKKEGVLAFKIPFN from the coding sequence ATGAGTGATTACGCAATTATTACCATAGTAGTTATTTATTTAATGATACTTTTTTTAATTGCTTTTTTTGCTGAAAAAAATGGAAGGAGCAAGTGGGTAAACAATCCTTATATATATACATTATCGCTGGCGGTATATTGCTCGGCATGGACATATTATGGAAGTGTTGGAATTGCAGCAAATTCTGGGATGGGGTTCTTAGCTATATATCTAGGTCCTGTTATAGCATTTCCTTTATGGATTGTTGTACTTAGGAAAATTATACGAATATCAAAACAACAAAAAATATCTTCTATAGCTGATTTTATTTCATTACGATATGGAAATAATCGGTTTTTAGGGGCTTTAATTACTGTAATTTGTTTATTAGGAACAATACCTTACATATCTTTGCAGCTAAAGGCAATTTCAGAAACTTACCAAATAATGGTAGCAAGCTCAACTTATGGAGCAACAAATGTTTATGATGATTCAGCCTTCTATATAGCCTTAACCTTAGCCATATTTGCCGCTTTTTTTGGAACCCAAAGAACAGATGCATCAGAAAAGCATAAAGGAATTATTGTAACAGTAGCTTTTGAATCTATTTTGAAATTGGTGTTTTTTTTATTACTAGGAATATATGTTACGTTTTATTTATTTAATGGAACAGTAGATATTTATCAAAAGATGCTCAGTAATGTGCCTAATTTTAAAATATTAACTAAAATGAATGGAGTAGCATACGGATTTGATTGGATGTTTACAATTATGTTGTCTTTTATAGCAATCTTCTTACTGCCGAGGCAGTTTCAAGTGTCTGTATTAGAAAACATAAGAGAAAAACATTTAAAAAAAGCCATATGGTTGTTCCCTTTATACTTATTGCTATTTAACTTTTTTGTAATATTCGTAGCTTGGGGAGGAAAATTAGCTTTAGGAAATTCAATGAATGCAGAATATTATGCATTATTATTACCATTGCATCATAAAAATACAATTTTAGCATTATTGGTTTTTTTAGGAGGGCTTTCAGCAGTAGTGTCTATGGTAGTAGTTTCTACATTGGCACTATCTACTATGATTAGTAATAATTTGATTATTCCATATAGATTTATAGATAAATTTATTAAAGGTTACTCAGAAAGAAATACCTTTTATATCAAAATGATTCGAAGAATATCTATATTTTTCGTGGTACTATTAGCATACTTGTTTTATATTAAATTTTCTATTGAGTTGCCTTTATATTCTATAGGGTTGATATCATTTGTCATCATAGCACAATTGGCCCCTGCATTTTTTATAGGATTGTTTTGGAATAGAGGATCATCAAAAGCAGCAATTTTTGGAATTATAGTAGGAATGATTATCACAACTTATACCTTGGTATTACCTTTTACATTAGAAGTATTATTCGAAAATAAGGACTTTATAAATAAAGGGTTTCTAGGAGTCGAAATATTAAAACCTTATAATTTATTTGGGATAGGTTTTTTAACACCTTTAACACATACTTTTTTTTGGAGTCTTTTTTTTAACACGTTTACTTATTTAATCATTTCGGTTTCTTTTAAAGGAAACTATAGGGAGCGAAATTATGCAGAGATGTTTGTAGATAGTACAAATTTTTCATCGTTGCAAGATAGTGCCTTGGTATGGAAAGGAGAAGCATATGTATCAGATATCAAAAATGTATTGAGTAAGTTTTTAGGAAAGAAAAGAGCTAATAGAGCAATGAAATTGTTCTTTTTAAAGTACCAACTTCCTTTGAATACAGAGATGGCAGATGCACGCTTAATAAATTTTTCAGAAAAGTTATTGACAGGAACTATTGGAGGAGCTTCAGCCAAAATACTCATTTCTAATGTGGTAAAAGAAGAAGAAGTTAGTTTAAGGGAGGTGCTGAAAATATTAGAGGAATCTAAAGAAGCTTTAGCGCTCAATAGAATTTTGAAACAAAAATCGAATCAGTTATTAGATCTTACAGAGCAATTGAAAGAAGCTAATAAACAATTAATAGTAAAGGATAAGCAGAAAGATGAATTTTTAGATACTGTGGCACATGAGTTAAAAACACCAGTAACAGGAATTAGAGCGGCTACAGAATTATTGATAGACGAAGAAAGAGAAATGCCTATGGAAATTAAAAATAAATTTTTACAAAATATCTTACAAGATGCAGATAGATTATATAGGTTGATTAATAATATATTAGATTTAGAGAAGTTAGAAACAGGTAGGGAGCGGTTAGATTTAAAAATAAATAACATAGAGGAAACAATCAAAAAAGCAATAAATGGAATAGAACATATTGTGTCAAAGAAAAATATTGTGATACTAAATATGAATAAAATTAGTTTTAAATTTAAGTACGATGAAGACCGAATTCTACAAGTTTTAACTAACTTATTATCAAACGCAATTAAGTTTTGTAATCAGCAGAAAGGAGAAATCATTATATCTAGTAGGTTGAAAAAAAGTTTTATAGAGGTTTATGTGAAGGACAATGGAAGTGGAATTTCAGAAAAGGACCAAGCATATATTTTTGATAAATTTTATCAATGCGAGCATCAAAATGTAACAAAACCTAAAGGAAGCGGTTTGGGGTTGGCTATAAGTAAGCAGATAATAGAAAAGCATCATGGAGAAATTTGGGTAGAAAAAACTAATAAAAAGGAAGGGGTGCTTGCATTTAAAATCCCTTTTAATTAA
- a CDS encoding response regulator transcription factor: MRKILIVDDEPNIVMTLEYALKKRGFKVYIARDGEEALQLIKDDIPDLMLLDVMMPNVDGYQTIQYIKREERFKNIKVVFLSAKNKEVDIKKGLELGADKYLIKPFSIKKIVLEIEMLLY, translated from the coding sequence ATGAGGAAAATATTAATTGTAGATGATGAGCCTAATATTGTAATGACATTAGAGTACGCTCTAAAAAAAAGAGGCTTTAAAGTGTATATTGCTAGAGATGGAGAAGAAGCATTGCAATTAATAAAGGATGATATCCCTGATTTGATGTTATTAGATGTAATGATGCCTAATGTAGATGGATATCAAACAATACAATACATAAAAAGAGAAGAACGTTTTAAAAATATAAAGGTAGTTTTCTTATCAGCAAAAAATAAAGAAGTGGATATTAAGAAAGGATTGGAGTTGGGAGCCGATAAATATCTGATAAAGCCTTTTTCAATAAAAAAAATAGTCTTAGAAATAGAAATGTTACTTTATTAA